The region AGACTGACTTTGCTTGAGATGAAGTTGTCTTAAGCTTTCGTTTTCTATAATAATGGCAATACCGTCTTTCTCGACTTTCTGGCGGGTTTGATGAGTATGCAATGGTTGCCCTTGTCTCCCGCAACTAAAAAAATGGCTCCACATTGACTTGACTCCTTAAACTGGATGATCTATCTTTAGCCTATTAAACTTGGCTTAGGATGTCAGTCCCAGAATACCACTAAAAAAGCTGTCCAATAACCCTAACACAATATCAAGTCAGTAGTAATTTAGGGAAAAAAGGGGAAAGCTGTTCATCCTACAATTATTGCTATTCTATTTAAAAGTTGGAAAGCCTTTTGATTTTTACGGTTTGATTGAGTCATAAATCCTGTTTCTCTTGCTATTTTTTCTAATTTATCTTTTAGCTTTGTACAATCTTCATTATCTCTATCAACAAGAACAATAATTTTATAATCTTGTGGAATCCAGGCTTTATAACCTTTTAATCTATCAGGTAATTTCTTGATTAAATCAGATTTACCTCGAAAATCATGAATTTTATAGGTAATATTTGGAGATAATATTTTAGGTAAAATTGTTTCTAAACACTCTTTAGCAGAAAATTCTTCAACTAAAAACTCAAGATGCACGTCTTCCTCGCTTTTTTTATTGATTATTAATATTACCGACATCAAAGTAATTTTCCATCCATAATTGACCTAATAATGCGCCATTTTGGATAAATTCTTTAACTCCTTCCATTTCTGATGTTCGTTTAGCTTGAGTAAAACCATTTTCATCTCGATAAAGTACCCAAACTTCCTCTGGTTTTAACCCATCAACAAAGAAGGGAGAATGAGTTGTTACCATTAATTGTGTATTGGCAGAAGCAGCGCGACATTCTTCGGCTAATTCAGGTAGTAACCGAGGATGAAGATGATTTTCCGGTTCTTCTATTCCCACTAATTGAGGTGGGTCTGGATCATATAATACAGTTAAATAAGCTAACATTTTTAATGTGCCATCGGAGGCAAATTTTGCTAAGATAGGATTCTGAAAAGGAGCATCTTTTATTTGTAATAACAACCTGCCATCAGGCATAATTGAGGCTTCAACTTTTTCTAATCTGGGAATTCGACGAGAAAGAATTGCTAGAATATGGTCTAATCTTTCTGAATGTTCTTCTTTAAGATATTGAATCACATTAGGCAAATTATCTCCTGTAGGGGACAGTCTTTCTTGTCCTCCTGCTTCGGGTTGAGTTCGGGTATTATCTGCAGTTAAATAGGATAAATACCAACCCGTAATAAACCGACGTAAAGCACTAACACGAGGATGTTTAGCGAATTGTCCCAAGGTACTAACTGCTAAAAATTCAGCAGATTCTAATTGTTCATAAATTCGTTCATCTTGTTCACCTGGTGTTTCTCCACTAATCACTTTTCCTTCTCCTTCTTTAAAATCTAAAAAGCGAAAAGGTTTACCTTTACTTGTTCGTCTCCAATGTAACCATTCTTCGGCAACATAGGGGCGATTATTAGTTTCATTAATGGCTAAATGATAAGTAATAATTGGAGAATTAACTTTTTCTCTATATTTTAATTCAACAATAATAGATCCTTCTTGTCCTCTGGTTCTTAATTCTCTAAATCTTCCTCGTTTCTCCCATGCTTTTTTTAAGCCAACGGTGAAACATTCAGATAAGAACGCAAACACATCAAAAATAGTTGATTTACCACTTCCATTAGGTCCCAGAAATACTGTCAGTGGCGTTATCTTTTTAAGCTCAAGGTCATGTAATGCGCGATAATTTTGTACACGCAAATATTCAATTCTAGGTATAGAGGGGTTAGGCATATTTTGCTAATAAAAGGCTGCGAACGTCAATTTATCCCGTTCGCAGTGGTTTTTTTGCTGAAATGTACCAGGTTATCGGCGACCACTGTTAGGAAGGGGAATTCCTTCAGCCGATAATCTGAAAGGTTCAACCGCGTCACTATAATCAATAGGCAATACTCCGACCACATTATCATGAGGACGGGGAATAATTACCCAAGTTTCTAAGGTTGCGCCTTCAGTGCGGTTAATCGCTTCTATTCCTGCTTCCATGGCGGTTTTTACCTCTTGGACATCTCCGCGAATATTGAGAGTAAAACGCGCACTTCCGGCCCTAAGATAACCCACAATTGTGATCCGCCCCGCTTTAACCATAGCATCGGCGGCAGCTAAAATACCAGGAAAGCCCTTTGTTTCTATCGATCCCACAGCAGGTTGTGCTGGCATATTTGTTTCTCCTAATTCCCGACGGTTGCTCAAGTGATGATAGGTTTAATTTTAGTCTGAAAAGGCCAACTCACCAATGATTTATAGGGATGCGCTTTTATTTGTTAGGAAATATAACCCATTAATTCTTCTGATGGCCACTCTAATGTATCCCCAATAATAGAACCATTATGATAGGCTGCTAGAAGAATTTCACAGGTTTTACCCCAACTTATAACCCCATTAGCATCCAGGGCGATCGCGGCTAAATCTCGTTGATTTTTTTGAGATTCTTGCATGGATTTTTCCA is a window of Aphanothece sacrum FPU1 DNA encoding:
- a CDS encoding DUF4276 family protein; translation: MSVILIINKKSEEDVHLEFLVEEFSAKECLETILPKILSPNITYKIHDFRGKSDLIKKLPDRLKGYKAWIPQDYKIIVLVDRDNEDCTKLKDKLEKIARETGFMTQSNRKNQKAFQLLNRIAIIVG
- a CDS encoding AAA family ATPase encodes the protein MPNPSIPRIEYLRVQNYRALHDLELKKITPLTVFLGPNGSGKSTIFDVFAFLSECFTVGLKKAWEKRGRFRELRTRGQEGSIIVELKYREKVNSPIITYHLAINETNNRPYVAEEWLHWRRTSKGKPFRFLDFKEGEGKVISGETPGEQDERIYEQLESAEFLAVSTLGQFAKHPRVSALRRFITGWYLSYLTADNTRTQPEAGGQERLSPTGDNLPNVIQYLKEEHSERLDHILAILSRRIPRLEKVEASIMPDGRLLLQIKDAPFQNPILAKFASDGTLKMLAYLTVLYDPDPPQLVGIEEPENHLHPRLLPELAEECRAASANTQLMVTTHSPFFVDGLKPEEVWVLYRDENGFTQAKRTSEMEGVKEFIQNGALLGQLWMENYFDVGNINNQ
- a CDS encoding carbon dioxide-concentrating mechanism protein CcmK; amino-acid sequence: MPAQPAVGSIETKGFPGILAAADAMVKAGRITIVGYLRAGSARFTLNIRGDVQEVKTAMEAGIEAINRTEGATLETWVIIPRPHDNVVGVLPIDYSDAVEPFRLSAEGIPLPNSGRR